ACAAAATCATAACCTAATCAAAAGGTAGCATATAGTTAATTTGTTTTGAGGGTTGAATGTTTTGCAAAAGTAATCTTCCCCAGTTTCTTTTATTTGCTCTTCCATCTAGGATTATTAACTTACCTGAATTTCTTCTTAAAGGAGAAATAGATCTTTCAAGTTTAATTCTAGCTTGAGGAAGAAAGAATTCTCTAAACCAGTCTTGAGAAAGCTTCTTTTTATGAGAGACAGTAATTACATTAATGGGTTCTGACAAATTCGGAATCGGAAGTAAAGGAATGATAATTTGTTCTGGAATTTGAATTAAATAAGAATTCATAATCCACCAGTCAAAACTAGAGCAAAGAATTTCATTTTTACCAGAGGGAATTTTCTCTAGCAATACTCTCTTCCCGTAAGTAGAAGCTAATTCTGTAGCAAGATTAATTTTTAAATCAATATCATCAGACAACACTAAAGTTAAACCCTTTCTAAAAAGTATTAACTTTTTGCATTTGTCCAAGATTGAATTGGTAAAAAGAGGATTATTAGGAAGCAACTGTTTAGAGGGTATATATAAAGAAATCATTTTCTCTTCAAAATTACTCTTAAAATTCATAACCAAGTCAATATCTAAACTATGTTTTTTAAAATACATTTGGAAAAAATTATCTTTTCTCAATGCTGATAAAAAAACAAATTTATTATTTGAAAAAAATTCCTTAATTTGAAAAAGTTCATCTATTGGCTGTAAATACAAATTCCAATCTAAATTTGTATCGTTTAACTTTACCCAGCATGCCCAACCTTGAGATAATGCTTTGTTGACGCTTAAAAATTTATCAGAAAAAAAAGAATTCTCATGAAAAAAGTTTGACAAGAAACTAATTTCTTTTTCATCTAAATTGATATAACTATTTCCTAAGACCTTTCTCAAGAAGAACTTTTTCTTCAACGAATCATATACTTTTATAAATTTTTGATTGATTAATTCAAATTCTTTAAAATTTTTTGTCCAATCCTTTTTAAGTAAAGAAATCCTAAAATGATTTTTTAAATCCTGTTTTATATCCTCAATTCCTGAATAAACTATTCTATGATTTCTAAGATTTCGAGAATTGGGATCATTAAGAAAATGTTGGATAGTTATCAAGTGAACATGATGATTTGCAAAAATAAATTGATCATTTTTAAAAATAAAATTAAAACCTAGATTTTTCAATGAATCAATCTGAAATTGGCTTATAAATTGGATTTTTTCTTTAGATAAAATGAAAGTTGAATCCTCTTCCTTTAAAAATAAAGAAATCAAAATTGGAGGTAACCAATCATAGCTAAAGAAAATTTCTGAATTAATTAGATAGGTAGAATCATTTTCAATACATTTGGAAACTATCCTCCCAAAAGAATATATGTGCTCCCAATTAATACTTTGATCTCTCAAAAAATTTTTCAAATATTGATGACTTAAAATTTCAAGCATTTATAATTAATTTAATTTCAAAAACATGCAAAATTTATGAACCTAATATACAAAAAATTGGTATCAATAAAAGAGGATCTTGAATTAATTAATTTATGAAAATTGGAATAGTAGGATTAGGATTAATTGGTGGTTCTTTAGGATTAAAACTCCAAAGTCTAAATCATACAATTTATGGAATAGCAAATAATGAATTTAATGAAAAAAAAGCTAAGGATAAAAAACTTGCAAATTTTGTTAGCTGTGATCTGAGCTTATTAAAAAAATGTGAGCTAATAATCTTGGCATTGCCTATCAAAGATTTGATCAGTCCGTCGCAACAATTAGTAGCATCAATACCTCAGGAAACAATACTAACTGATGTCGGCTCTGTAAAAGAACCAATTGTAAATACATGGGAAAATTCACATCCTCTATTTATTGGATCTCATCCAATGGCAGGAACAGAAAAAAAAGGAGTTGATTCTGGTTTTGAAGGTCTTTTTAAAAATGCAAAATGGATTATTACCCCAACACAAAATAGTGATTTAAATTCAGTCAGAACTATTTCCGAGCTCATAAAATCAATGGATTGTGAAATTTGCCAAGCTTCGCCAAAAGAGCATGATGAAGCAGTATCTCTAATTTCTCATTTGCCTATATTTTTAGCTTCTGCCCTCATAGAAACTGCGCAAACAAAAAATAATCAATCTTTATTAGATCTCTCGCAAAAATTAGCTGCTACAGGATTTGCTGACACTTCGAGAGTTGGCGGAGGCAATGAACAATTAGGCTTAGATTTAGCTATTAATAATCAGATTAATGTTTTAAATTCCATAAATAATTTTAAAAATAAGCTGAATATACTGGAATCTCTTATTAAAGAAAAAAATTGGGATTTACTTTCTAAAAAACTTGCTGAAGCAAAAGAAAACAGACAAAATTTTATAAACTAAAATTTTCTATACCTTTGGAAGCTAAAATTTGCCTTGAAACCATTAATGCAGACTGACTAACACCTGCAGTCCCCTCTCCTGGATAAATAGAATCTCCACATAACCATAAACCTTCAAAAGGTGTCCTACTTGATAATCCAAATAAACCAAAAATATCTGGATTTTGACCAAGCCCGCCTACTATTCCATTAGGTCTTTTTGTCCATTTTTCAAAGCCCAATGGAGTTGCTAATTCTCTATGTAGCCATTTTTCAGGATCAATATCAAATTGACTTTCCAATTCAAGGGATATTTTTTTCATGAAACCATTTTTTTTCTTTAAGTAAGTTTGTTTATCTAGATCAAACCAATCTTTAGTTTTGGTAAAGATACTGGCAATTAAAGTAACCTCACCTTTTGGAGCTCTTCCATCACCATCATCACTAATTGATACAAATAACGAACAAAATTCTTTTGAAACAAATTGATAATGATTGGAGAATATTTTTTTAATATGTTCTTTTTTTAATGCTGAATAAAAAACTACAGCTCCACTTGGATCAGGCAAATTATTAAGTCGATTTTTATAATTTTTTTTTCTTTCTAAAGGATCTTTCAAATGCTTGAGCAAAGATTGTGGAGGTGCGGTATAAATAACATCTTTTGCTTGATAAATAAATGATTTTTTTTTCGAATTAGCAGATACTTGCCAACACATATTACCATCATCAAAAGTTATAGAATTAACTTCTTGTCCAAAAATTAAATTCACTCCAGTTTTAATCAATGAACCTTCTAATGATTCACTTAAAGACTGCATAGATTTTTTAAGATGCCAGAGACCATGTGGCTGTTGACACATCTGAAGAACAGTAGATCCATATAATGCTGCAGTATTATAAACGTCCTCTTGAGAATAAAGTTTTAGTTGAAGATTTAAGAATTTAATCAGGCGCTCATTCTTGGATAATCCACATACTCGCAATAAATCATAGATAGTAGATTTAAGTAATATACCGGTGACAAGGTTTGAAGGTACTAGTGCTTTAAAAAGTTGAGAAAAATCCCAAAAATTACTTATTGGTAATACAGGGTTATTATTAGCAAATATCCAATTACTTTGATGTATAAGGGTACAAAGTTTCCAAAACCTTTGACTCCCAGGAAATTGCATTTCTCGTTCAGCTATCCATTTTCTTTTTTCATACCAAATAGGTATAGGTTTACTCCCATCATTTAAATCAACTATGCAAGCAGGATCTAAAATTGTGGCTTCTGGGGATGGAATATCTAAAAAATCAAAAATTCTAGAATGTATTCCTCCTTTCTCAAAACCCGCAACCTGAGTTGCGCCAACATCAAAAATATAATTCTTTCTTTTAAAAGTACCTGCACATCCTCCGGCTTGAGTATGAGATTCGATTAAAGTCACTGATAGGCCTTGTTTTGATAAAATTGCTGCAGAAGTGAGTCCTGCTATACCGGCGCCTACAACAATAACTTCAGACTTTCTCATAAAAATGCAAAAATTATCTCCTATTGAAATTAACGAAATTTGTGAAGAATTAGGTGAAAATTATCCAAAAAGCATTGAACAAGTTCATGGAGGTGATATTCATAATGCCTGGCAAATAGAATTCTCAGACAAAAAGTTATTTCTGAAAAGAAACATTAGAAACAAAAAATTCCTTGAATTTGAAAAATATTGTCTTCAAAATTTGAGAAAATACATTAATCAAGAAAATTTAGTTATTCCTGAAGTTATTGCATATAAAAATATAAAAAATATAGAAATTCTTTTAATTGAATGGATAGATATGCATAACTTTGACCAAAAAAAGCTGGGGAAAGGTTTAGGTGAATTGCATTTAAAATCATCTGAATCTAATCCCAAAATGTTTGGGTTTCCAGTTGAGGGTTTTATCGGAACAACAGATCAGAAAAAAGGCTTGGAAGATAATTGGATAGATTGTTTTCTAAACTTAAGGATAATACCTCAATTATTAAGTCTTAAATCGAGGATTTTAGATAAAGAAACTATAAATAAAGTTAAAGAAAAAATTAAATCAGAATTGCTGAATCATAAACCAATAAACTCTCTAGTTCATGGTGATTTATGGTCAGGCAATGCAGCAATGGACAAAAGTGGAAAAGGGGTTATTTTTGACCCGGCATCTTGGTGGGCAGATAATGAAGTAGATATAGCTATGACAAAATTATTTGGAGGTTTTAGAAAAGAATTTTATGAAGAATATCATAGATTTTTTCCTATAAAAAAAGGATTTGAAAAAAGAATTATTATCTATAATTTCTATCACATATTGAATCACGCCAATATGTTTGGAGGAGGTTATTCAAAACAAGTTAAAGATTACGTAAAAGCAATACTCAATATGTAATTTTAACTACCCTAAATATGTCTTTTTAAGATTTTGTACCTTATCTAGAACAGCTTCACGATTTTCACTGGTACGAAGATTTTGCCAGCTCCATTGACCTACAACAATTACGCCAAGTAGTTCTAGTAAACCAGGGAGAATAGGGAAAAAGTTTATCGTGTCAATGACAACTTTAATTATAATCTGAGCTATTACGACAACAGCAATTATGCCTGCCGCCTTGCCGTACTTACCCATTTGAGTCCAATCAACATTACCAAGGGTTTCGTTGACTTTTCCCATAACATCAGAGTACTTCTCTGAAAAACTTTTGGTTTCTGAGCTTGTATCGGAGCCGGAGTCTTGGTTTGACTCTGGAGTGTTATCACTCATGAATTCAGTAAACTTAATATATGAACCAGACAGTATCGGAAAAAACGTCTATTGACTACCTTTTTGTTGTGCAAAATTCCGAACCGAAACATTTTGTATTTTTTTAGAGGCATTGGTATATATGGTTTCTGAAGATATTTAAACTTAAAATTGATTTATAAAAACTTCACATTATTGTGTAGTTCTAACAAAAACATTAATAAATCCTAGTAATGAGAAAAATATAAAAGGCTAAAATTATTATTTTAATTATTATGTTTTCATAGTTTAGCTCGCAAACATTAAGGGATCGAAATGTCCAAAGATATCAAATTTAATTTCTTAAATTCTGATGAAGAAGAAAGATATCAAAAACATTTAACCCTCAGAGAGATAGGTTATGAGGGTCAACTATATCTTAAAAACAGCTCAGTATTATGCATTGGTGCCGGTGGGCTTGGGTCTTCCGTTTTGCTTTATTTAGCTGCAGCAGGAATTGGGAGAATTGGAATAGTTGATAACGATCAAGTTGAAAAGTCTAATCTCCAGAGACAAATAATTCATGAAACAAATACTATTGGTAATCTTAAAATTGATTCTGCCAGAGAAAGAATTAAAAAATTCAATCCTAATTGTGAAATATTAACCTTTTCAAAAAGAATTAATCCTAAAAATGCTCTTGAATTAATAAAGAAGTTTGATGTTATTTGTGATTGCTCGGATAACTTTGGCACAAGATATTTAATAAATGATTCATGCCTGATATTAAATAAACCCTTAGTCTTTGGAAGTGTACAAGGCTTTGAAGGGCAAGTGAGTGTTTTTAATTTAAATAAAAATAGTCCTAATCTAAGAGACTTACTTCCAGAGTCACCTTCAAAAAATGCTGCTCCTAGTTGTGCAGAATACGGGGTTGTGGGCGTTTCAACAGGTTTAATAGGAATTCTTCAGGTTAATGAAATTATCAAAATCATTTTGAAAAAAGGTGAAATTTTAGATGGGAAGATTTTAATTTTTGATCTATTGAATATGAATATGAAAAAATTACATCTAAAAAGTGATAAGTTAAATAAACGAATAAAAAATCTGTCTCAGTTTGAGGGCTTTTACGATAGTGATGAATATTGTGAGAAAAACGATAAAATAAACAGTATTAATGCTAATGATTTTAATAGTTTATACAAAGTAAAACCTAACAAAATTCTTTTAATTGATGTTAGAGAAAATGAAGAATTTTCTAAATCTGCAATAGAGGGATCTATCTCAATTCCCTTAAGTCATTTTAACCAAGAATCTGACTTAAAATTTATTCAAAAAGAAAGTTTGAATAAAGAGGTTTTCACTATATGTAAATCGGGTAAACGTTCTGAAAAAGCTTCAAGAATCTTGGCTAAATTAAAAATTCAATCAAGATCTATTGAGGGCGGCATTGAAAAAGTAAAAAAAATATTGTGCGATTAATATTTCTAAGAATATTTAGTAATCTACACCTCGTTTCAAATCAACTCCAACATTTGCGTAATGCTTATGACAAACCATTTCAGAGTAGACATTAGCGAGTTCAAAATATGAAGGTTCATTTTTACACCTCCCAGTAATGACAACTTCTGTTTCTGTCGGTTTTTTTAAGAGTGTTTGATGTATTGATTCCACTGGTAGCAGCTCTAAATCAACAGTTGGATTCAATTCATCTAAAATGATTGTTTTATACAAACCAGACAAAATAGCGGCTTTAGCAATTTCCCATGCTCTTTCAGCCTCAACATAATCAATTGGTTGTTGCTGACCTCTCCAGACGATGGCATCCCTGCCTGAACGCAAATGATCTACTAAGTGGGGGTAACTTTCTCTCAAAGCTTCTATGGCAGCATCTTCGGTATAACCATTTCCACCTTTTAACCATTGTAATATTAAGACTCTGTGACTTTTATCTTGAGATATTCCTTTACCGATAGCTTGAAGAGCCTTACCAAGTGCACTTGTAGATTTGCCCTTTCCTTCACCTGTATAAATCTCAATTCCACCACTAGAACTACTTTGTCTGGTAAGTTTTGAAAAGTCTTGAGTCAAACGTGGTCTCATTTCTGAATGGAGTTGAGATATTCTCACCAAAGAGGGCGGAGCTGCCCTTCCGGTAATAATTATTTCTAGTCCATCTGGACGATTTTGAAGAGAGTCAACTACTTCATTAATATTAAGCATTCCTAAATCAAGCACTGGGTTCAACTCATCTAGTACAACTACAGAGTAAAGAGAACTGGCAATAGCTCCTTTAGCAATATTCCAACCTCTTTCAGCCTCACCAACATCAAACTTTGTTACTTGGTCAGCGGTAAAGAATTCAGATCTTCCTGTTCTTACATGGTCAATTAAATGTGGAAAGCCTCTTTGCAAAGCCTCTATAGCTGCATCCTCGTCGTATGGCCTTTCAGGACCTTTTAAAAATCTCAGAAGTAAAACTCTTGATTGTCTTTTTTCGCATATTCCTAATCCTATTGTCCTAAGAACTACCCCCAAAGCAGCCTGGCTTTTACCCTTGCCCTCTCCATCATAAATATGTAATTGGCCTTTTGATCTTTCTTGACTGTCACTTGCTGTGACAATTCCAATTCCTCTATTTCTACTCGTATTCGTCAATTGAACAAAATTAATAAATTTAATCTAAGATATAGATAATAATATTATTAAAGATTTAATAATAAATTCAACCTATACATAGGTAATTTGAATTTTAAAGTAATTAGCATGTTCAATCAACTAGAAATCCTCTCTGATGAACAAAGTGAAAAGCTTTATACAATAAGAAGTTATATTAAGAATCTTGATAGTGTTTGTGTTGCTTATTCAGGAGGAGTTGATAGTACATTAGTAACATCATTAGCATTCGAGCAATTAGGTGGAAAAGCAATTGCAATAACTGGTATTTCTCCTGCATTAGCCAATACTCTTCGTGAAGAAGCAAAAAGTCAAGCAAAATGGATTGGAGTAAAGCATTTAGAAATTAAAACATCAGAATTAGACCAATCAAATTACAGTAAAAATCCTAAGGATAGGTGCTTTGCATGCAAAAAAGAACTTCACAAACACACAACATATCTCTCTAAAAAACTTAATTACAAAGTTGTTTTAGATGGAGTCAATCTAGATGATCTTAAGGATTACAGACCAGGTATACAAGCCTCAAAACAAGCAGGAGTTATCTCTCCCCTTGCAAAATTTAAATTCTCAAAAAAAGACATTAGGGATATATCAAGAGCATTAGGTTTTCCTTGGTGGGATAAACCTGCTCAACCTTGCTTATCATCAAGATTTCCTTATGGTCATGAAATAACTAGTGAGAGGCTAAAAATGGTTGAAAAAGCAGAGGAATACTTAAAAAAAGGTGGATTATCGGAGGTTAGAGTTCGATGCCAAGGCTCAACTGCAAGAATAGAAATTCCCCAAGATGAATTAAAGCATTTTTTTAACAAATATAATTTTAGTGAGTTAGTTCAATATTTTTCTAATTTAGGATTTAATTGCACAAGCTTAGATCTTGAAGGTCTAATAAGCGGAAAATTAAATAGGTAATATTTTATCTAAACAGGCGTTCTAATCTGTTCAGAGACTGATGAAGGAGGATTTCGTTCAATAACACGCAAATAATGTTCTTTAGCCATCAAAGATTCAATTAAATATTGACTAGCTAGTTCAGGCATCATATTTTGACCACATGTAAAAATATCCACTGCAGAATAATTAGATTCAGGCCATGTATGTATTGAAATATGAGATTCAGCCAATAATGCAATAGCCGTAACCCCCTGAGGCTCAAATTTATTGCTTATCAAATTCAGAACTGTTGCATTTGCCAATCTAGCAGCTCTGTTTAAAGTACAACGCAAAAAGGATTCGTCATTTAATTTTTCGCAATCACATCTATAAAGTTCCAACAAAAGGTGTTTATTTTGATGACTAAATTTTTGATCATCACGAAACGAACTTAAAATTTGGTTTTTTTTGTAGATTTCCATTTAAGAAATTTATATAAATTTAAGATTAGCTAAAAATCATTACTTTTTGAATTATAAGTGAATCATTTGTGACGAGCCTAAGAAAGACTGATTAAATTTATCTAAATGCGTCGCACTTATAAAACATTGACTATCTTTGCCAACAGAGTTCAATAGTAAATTTTGCCTAGTTAAATCTAATTCCGCCAAAACATCATCCAATATAAGTATTGGAGGGACATTTAAAGTTTTAGTTAATAAATCTAGTTCAGCCATCTTTAAAGCCAAGATAAAAGTCCTTTGCTGTCCTGATGAACCATATTTTCTAACTGAAACATTATTAATTAGAAACTCAACATCATCACGATGAGGGCCAAAATTACACTTGCCAGTCAATGCTTCTAGTGAACGCTGATTTAATAGTTGTTCTAGTATTTTTTTACTAATAACTTCCTCTTCTTCTTCTTCTGGGCTTATATTTTGTATCCCAGAAAGATAATTTATGCTTATTTGCTCTTTAGATTTACTTAAATGATTATGCCAATATTCGACATATGGTTTTATTTTTAATAAAGCTCTTCTTCTTCTCCTAAAAATTCTTGTACTTATTATTGACATTTGAATATCAAAGCTTTCAACAATATCTGTGTATTGGTTTTTTACAAAACTTTCCGAACGCCAAAAATGACTTCTTTGCTTTAAAAGCCTGTTAAATCTAATTAACAGGTCTAAATATACTGGTTCAAGCTGAGATACTACTTTATCAATCCATATTCTTCTAAAACTGGGTTCACTTCTAACAATATCTATATCATTAGAACAGAAACATACACTCCGAATGTAATTCTTTATTTCACTCTGTTTTTTCAAGATTGACTCATTAACATAAATTCTTTTAGGACCTCTTCGGAATAAATTTAACTTTAAATCGTCTTTAAAATTTATCTGTCCTATGACTATGGCCATATCACTTTCATTCTCTATTAAATCTTTATCACTTAATGCTCTATTGGATTTTAATTGACTTAAAAATTCAATCGATTCAAGTAAATTTGACTTACCAATACCATTGCAGCCCAGAACAATTGCTCTTTGCTCTTTTAGATCAATTTCAAAACTTTTATGGTTTCGAAAATTTTTAATTTTTAATTTATTTAAAAAAATTTTTTTTGTGCATTCATTAATTAAATTAGCTAAATTTAAAATATTTAGATTTTCTTTAAAGAAATTGAAAAATTAAAGGGCATGTAGCTCAGTTGGATAGAGCATCAGATTCCGGTTCTGAGAGTCGGGGGTTCAAATCCCTCCATGCTCGTAAAATGATTTTTAAAGTTTATATCCCATTACTCTGATTCCATTTGGATCTAGTATGAATCCATTTTCCTCTAAACTTATAAGCGAAGAAGCTGGAGCCTGTACAGAAATACTGCATCCAGGCATTTCTCTATTTATTTTCTCAAGAGTTACTTGAAGCAATATTGAATAATAAAGTTGCTGATTATCATCTGGCAATGCACTAAAATTCCACAAGTTAGCATTCAATCCCCTGTCGGACGTAACCCTTACGAAGCCATATAATTTATTTTTGAATTCATTTTGTATGGTAAAAAAGAAATTACTTTTCTTAATAGCCTGAGAAAGAGGTTTATTCGGGAAGGTCTCACAACCGCAATTCACTAAAAGTTTATTAACCTCTTTGGCTAATGGGATTTGAGAAGAGTTAACAAAATAACCTTCTGGAAGAATAAGTTTTTTTTTAGAAAAATATTGCAATTATTAACCTGTATTTCTCATGCCAGCTGCTATCCCATTAATAGTTAAAAGTGCCCCCCTCAATAGTTCACTTCTACTGTAAGCTCTTCTAGATTCATCTTGATCAATAATAAATTCGCTTATTGGTGGTTGCCTTGTCTGGTCTCTTAGTCTTCTTAAAAGTGAAACCTGTAAAAAGCCCAATGGGATTATCGTTTTATTTCTCAAGCTTACTGATGATTTCAAGTCTCTATCAGATTCGAGAAGCTTATTTTTACCCGTAATTTCAAGTATTAAAGATTTTGTAAGAATATATTCTTTAGAAATGACTTCAAAAATATCATCAAAAGAATCTTTATTTTCTTTACTACCAAGGGTATCAACATAATATCTAGCAACTTCCAAATCTACCTTAGATAATGTCATTTCTACCTTAGAAATAAGCATCCTAAAAAATGGCCATCTTTGATGGAGAACTCTTAATAATTCAATTTGTTTTGGATCTGAATTTAATTCAGATGACAATGCAGTGCCTACTCCAAACCAACTTGGCAAAAGAAATCTGCTTTGTGTCCAACCGAACACCCATGGAATAGCTCTTAGACTTGATAAATCTTTTGCACCTTTTTTTCTTCTAGCAGGCCTACTAGATATCTGTAATTTACTTATTTCTTCTATTGGAGTGACCTCTTGAAAGAAATTTAACAAATCAG
This region of Prochlorococcus sp. MIT 0604 genomic DNA includes:
- a CDS encoding DNA helicase, giving the protein MLEILSHQYLKNFLRDQSINWEHIYSFGRIVSKCIENDSTYLINSEIFFSYDWLPPILISLFLKEEDSTFILSKEKIQFISQFQIDSLKNLGFNFIFKNDQFIFANHHVHLITIQHFLNDPNSRNLRNHRIVYSGIEDIKQDLKNHFRISLLKKDWTKNFKEFELINQKFIKVYDSLKKKFFLRKVLGNSYINLDEKEISFLSNFFHENSFFSDKFLSVNKALSQGWACWVKLNDTNLDWNLYLQPIDELFQIKEFFSNNKFVFLSALRKDNFFQMYFKKHSLDIDLVMNFKSNFEEKMISLYIPSKQLLPNNPLFTNSILDKCKKLILFRKGLTLVLSDDIDLKINLATELASTYGKRVLLEKIPSGKNEILCSSFDWWIMNSYLIQIPEQIIIPLLPIPNLSEPINVITVSHKKKLSQDWFREFFLPQARIKLERSISPLRRNSGKLIILDGRANKRNWGRLLLQNIQPSKQINYMLPFD
- a CDS encoding prephenate/arogenate dehydrogenase, whose product is MKIGIVGLGLIGGSLGLKLQSLNHTIYGIANNEFNEKKAKDKKLANFVSCDLSLLKKCELIILALPIKDLISPSQQLVASIPQETILTDVGSVKEPIVNTWENSHPLFIGSHPMAGTEKKGVDSGFEGLFKNAKWIITPTQNSDLNSVRTISELIKSMDCEICQASPKEHDEAVSLISHLPIFLASALIETAQTKNNQSLLDLSQKLAATGFADTSRVGGGNEQLGLDLAINNQINVLNSINNFKNKLNILESLIKEKNWDLLSKKLAEAKENRQNFIN
- the crtD gene encoding C-3',4' desaturase CrtD is translated as MRKSEVIVVGAGIAGLTSAAILSKQGLSVTLIESHTQAGGCAGTFKRKNYIFDVGATQVAGFEKGGIHSRIFDFLDIPSPEATILDPACIVDLNDGSKPIPIWYEKRKWIAEREMQFPGSQRFWKLCTLIHQSNWIFANNNPVLPISNFWDFSQLFKALVPSNLVTGILLKSTIYDLLRVCGLSKNERLIKFLNLQLKLYSQEDVYNTAALYGSTVLQMCQQPHGLWHLKKSMQSLSESLEGSLIKTGVNLIFGQEVNSITFDDGNMCWQVSANSKKKSFIYQAKDVIYTAPPQSLLKHLKDPLERKKNYKNRLNNLPDPSGAVVFYSALKKEHIKKIFSNHYQFVSKEFCSLFVSISDDGDGRAPKGEVTLIASIFTKTKDWFDLDKQTYLKKKNGFMKKISLELESQFDIDPEKWLHRELATPLGFEKWTKRPNGIVGGLGQNPDIFGLFGLSSRTPFEGLWLCGDSIYPGEGTAGVSQSALMVSRQILASKGIENFSL
- a CDS encoding fructosamine kinase family protein, translated to MQKLSPIEINEICEELGENYPKSIEQVHGGDIHNAWQIEFSDKKLFLKRNIRNKKFLEFEKYCLQNLRKYINQENLVIPEVIAYKNIKNIEILLIEWIDMHNFDQKKLGKGLGELHLKSSESNPKMFGFPVEGFIGTTDQKKGLEDNWIDCFLNLRIIPQLLSLKSRILDKETINKVKEKIKSELLNHKPINSLVHGDLWSGNAAMDKSGKGVIFDPASWWADNEVDIAMTKLFGGFRKEFYEEYHRFFPIKKGFEKRIIIYNFYHILNHANMFGGGYSKQVKDYVKAILNM
- a CDS encoding CAAD domain-containing protein, with protein sequence MSDNTPESNQDSGSDTSSETKSFSEKYSDVMGKVNETLGNVDWTQMGKYGKAAGIIAVVVIAQIIIKVVIDTINFFPILPGLLELLGVIVVGQWSWQNLRTSENREAVLDKVQNLKKTYLG
- the moeB gene encoding molybdopterin-synthase adenylyltransferase MoeB; this translates as MSKDIKFNFLNSDEEERYQKHLTLREIGYEGQLYLKNSSVLCIGAGGLGSSVLLYLAAAGIGRIGIVDNDQVEKSNLQRQIIHETNTIGNLKIDSARERIKKFNPNCEILTFSKRINPKNALELIKKFDVICDCSDNFGTRYLINDSCLILNKPLVFGSVQGFEGQVSVFNLNKNSPNLRDLLPESPSKNAAPSCAEYGVVGVSTGLIGILQVNEIIKIILKKGEILDGKILIFDLLNMNMKKLHLKSDKLNKRIKNLSQFEGFYDSDEYCEKNDKINSINANDFNSLYKVKPNKILLIDVRENEEFSKSAIEGSISIPLSHFNQESDLKFIQKESLNKEVFTICKSGKRSEKASRILAKLKIQSRSIEGGIEKVKKILCD
- a CDS encoding cob(I)yrinic acid a,c-diamide adenosyltransferase; the protein is MTNTSRNRGIGIVTASDSQERSKGQLHIYDGEGKGKSQAALGVVLRTIGLGICEKRQSRVLLLRFLKGPERPYDEDAAIEALQRGFPHLIDHVRTGRSEFFTADQVTKFDVGEAERGWNIAKGAIASSLYSVVVLDELNPVLDLGMLNINEVVDSLQNRPDGLEIIITGRAAPPSLVRISQLHSEMRPRLTQDFSKLTRQSSSSGGIEIYTGEGKGKSTSALGKALQAIGKGISQDKSHRVLILQWLKGGNGYTEDAAIEALRESYPHLVDHLRSGRDAIVWRGQQQPIDYVEAERAWEIAKAAILSGLYKTIILDELNPTVDLELLPVESIHQTLLKKPTETEVVITGRCKNEPSYFELANVYSEMVCHKHYANVGVDLKRGVDY
- the larE gene encoding ATP-dependent sacrificial sulfur transferase LarE codes for the protein MFNQLEILSDEQSEKLYTIRSYIKNLDSVCVAYSGGVDSTLVTSLAFEQLGGKAIAITGISPALANTLREEAKSQAKWIGVKHLEIKTSELDQSNYSKNPKDRCFACKKELHKHTTYLSKKLNYKVVLDGVNLDDLKDYRPGIQASKQAGVISPLAKFKFSKKDIRDISRALGFPWWDKPAQPCLSSRFPYGHEITSERLKMVEKAEEYLKKGGLSEVRVRCQGSTARIEIPQDELKHFFNKYNFSELVQYFSNLGFNCTSLDLEGLISGKLNR
- the speD gene encoding adenosylmethionine decarboxylase produces the protein MEIYKKNQILSSFRDDQKFSHQNKHLLLELYRCDCEKLNDESFLRCTLNRAARLANATVLNLISNKFEPQGVTAIALLAESHISIHTWPESNYSAVDIFTCGQNMMPELASQYLIESLMAKEHYLRVIERNPPSSVSEQIRTPV
- the recF gene encoding DNA replication/repair protein RecF — its product is MLNLANLINECTKKIFLNKLKIKNFRNHKSFEIDLKEQRAIVLGCNGIGKSNLLESIEFLSQLKSNRALSDKDLIENESDMAIVIGQINFKDDLKLNLFRRGPKRIYVNESILKKQSEIKNYIRSVCFCSNDIDIVRSEPSFRRIWIDKVVSQLEPVYLDLLIRFNRLLKQRSHFWRSESFVKNQYTDIVESFDIQMSIISTRIFRRRRRALLKIKPYVEYWHNHLSKSKEQISINYLSGIQNISPEEEEEEVISKKILEQLLNQRSLEALTGKCNFGPHRDDVEFLINNVSVRKYGSSGQQRTFILALKMAELDLLTKTLNVPPILILDDVLAELDLTRQNLLLNSVGKDSQCFISATHLDKFNQSFLGSSQMIHL